In the Helianthus annuus cultivar XRQ/B chromosome 11, HanXRQr2.0-SUNRISE, whole genome shotgun sequence genome, one interval contains:
- the LOC118484311 gene encoding fructose-bisphosphate aldolase, cytoplasmic isozyme-like produces MSCYRGKYADELIANATYIGTPGKGILAADESTGTIGKRLSSINVENVESNRRALRELLFCTPGALQYLSGVILFEETLYQKTAAGKLFVDVMKEAGVLPGIKVDKGTVELAGTNGETTTQGLDGLAQRCAQYYSAGARFAKWRAVLKIGPHEPSQLAINENANGLARYAIICQENGLVPIVEPEILVDGPHDINKCADVTERVLAACYKALNDHHVLLEGTLLKPNMVTPGSDAKKVAPEVVAEYTVRALQRTMPPAVPAVVFLSGGQSEEEATVNLNAMNQYKGKKPWSLSFSFGRALQQSTLKAWAGKEENVAKAQAAFLARCKANSEATLGTYQGGSGLSEGASESLHVKDYKY; encoded by the exons ATGTCTTGCTACAGAGGAAAGTATGCTG ATGAGCTAATTGCCAATGCTACTTACATTGGCACACCTGGCAAGGGTATTCTTGCTGCTGATGAGTCAACCGGTACAATCGGGAAACGTCTATCCAGCATCAATGTTgagaatgtcgagtcaaacaggAGGGCTCTTCGTGAGCTTCTTTTTTGCACTCCTGGTGCTCTCCAATACCTCAGTGGAGTCATTCTTTTCGAGGAAACTCTCTACCAGAAGACAGCCGCAG GTAAGCTATTTGTGGATGTCATGAAGGAAGCTGGAGTCCTCCCCGGTATCAAGGTTGACAAAGGTACGGTCGAGCTTGCTGGAACTAACGGTGAGACCACAACCCAAGGTCTAGACGGTCTGGCCCAGCGATGTGCACAATACTACTCAGCCGGTGCCCGGTTCGCCAAGTGGCGTGCAGTTCTTAAGATTGGCCCGCACGAGCCATCACAACTTGCCATCAACGAGAACGCCAACGGGCTAGCCCGATACGCCATCATCTGCCAAGAGAACGGTTTGGTCCCAATTGTCGAGCCCGAGATTCTTGTAGATGGACCCCATGACATCAACAAGTGTGCTGATGTAACCGAGCGTGTTCTCGCTGCTTGCTACAAAGCTCTTAACGACCACCATGTTCTTCTCGAGGGAACACTTTTGAAACCCAACATGGTTACCCCCGGTTCTGACGCCAAAAAGGTCGCACCAGAAGTCGTCGCTGAGTACACCGTCCGTGCACTTCAACGAACCATGCCACCAGCGGTCCCAGCCGTTGTGTTCTTGTCAGGTGGTCAGAGTGAAGAGGAGGCTACAGTTAACTTGAACGCCATGAACCAGTACAAGGGCAAAAAACCATGGTCGTTATCTTTCTCGTTCGGGCGGGCCCTACAACAGAGCACCCTTAAGGCTTGGGCTGGGAAGGAAGAGAATGTGGCGAAAGCTCAGGCCGCTTTTCTTGCCAGGTGTAAGGCTAACTCTGAGGCGACCCTTGGAACGTATCAGGGCGGTTCTGGGTTGAGCGAAGGCGCATCTGAAAGCCTCCATGTTAAGGACTACAAGTACTAA
- the LOC110888948 gene encoding uncharacterized protein LOC110888948 has protein sequence MADELPLCFPPDSSILYFQNLIEEAELQETSTSNRRRYIARQREVGHETLLADYFVEDPKYNEDIFRHRFRMSKRLFLKIVSDVEANDSWFQEAFDARGRKGFMPLQKVTSAIKQLATSSTPDGNDEYFHMAERTSRECLEYFCDKVCKIYAPSSYVDWQATTWHFYTKLMRKNITFQSIPYPHEVDEKKFKRQHEAARKDVERAFGVLKSKWGVLSRPMRARSVRKIRNVVYTCIILHNMILKDEGNAIAPVHIRDPLVEPTLDDTVLDELMDEDTHWRLKHDLMNHLASQDLPHLLVDSDED, from the exons ATGGCGGATGAACTCCCGTTGTGTTTTCCACCCGATAGTAGCATTCTTTATTTCCAAAATCTAATCGAAGAAGCCGAACTTCAAGAGACGAGCACATCTAACCGAAGGAGATATATTGCACGTCAACGTGAGGTGGGGCATGAGACACTCCTGGCGGATTATTTTGTCGAAGACCCGAAATACAACGAAGATATTTTTCGGCATAGGTTCCGTATGTCGAAacgtttgtttctaaaaattgtGAGCGACGTGGAAGCGAACGACTCGTGGTTTCAAGAGGCCTTCGATGCGCGAGGTAGGAAGGGCTTTATGCCGCTGCAAAAGGTTACATCGGCTATTAAACAGCTCGCAACTAGTAGCACTCCAGACGGGAACGACGAGTACTTTCATATGGCTGAAAGAACTTCCCGCGAGTGCCTAGAATATTTTTGCGACAAGGTTTGCAAAATATACGCTCCGAGTTCTTACGTAGACTGGCAAGCCACGACATGGCACTTTTATACGAAGCTCATGAGGAAAAACATCACCTTCCAG TCGATCCCCTACCCTCACGAAGTAGACGAAAagaagttcaagaggcaacatgAGGCGGCAAGAAAAGACGTCGAACGAGCTTTTGGTGTTTTGAAGTCGAAATGGGGTGTATTGAGTCGGCCGATGCGAGCAAGAAGCGTTAGAAAAATTAGGAATGTTGTGTACACGTgtattattttacacaacatgattttaAAAGACGAAGGAAACGCGATAGCACCGGTACACATTCGGGATCCTCTGGTCGAGCCCACTCTAGACGATACGGTGTTGGACGAGCTGATGGATGAAGacacgcattggagactaaaacacgatctcaTGAATCATCTCGCAAGTCAAGATTTACCCCACCTTTTGGTCGATTCCGACGAAGACTAG